The Rhopalosiphum padi isolate XX-2018 unplaced genomic scaffold, ASM2088224v1 scaffold1, whole genome shotgun sequence genome has a window encoding:
- the LOC132931323 gene encoding uncharacterized protein LOC132931323: MDDSYLDVTAGYVDDCKITQKQYHSFTPYSNTVFSYNDEIRINIQNMDSYTLPCESFIYIEGKVEKPTDAAGDVRFSNNGLAFLFSEMRYEINGIEIQKLKSPGVSSCLKAFCSYTPNEMNTLDNCAWDSAMDGEDNKNFMTDNVFTGCIPLKHLFGFCEDYKKILLNCNQQLILNRSSTDLDAIRVVGAGATEHVEKNKKITIVLTKVAWKMPIIKVTDKEKLKLLKVLDSRKTLSCAFRTWDLCEYPVLPRNTSHSWTIKSSSLLEKPRFILFGLQTDRKKNIENDAGRFDHCQLKNLKVHLNSEVYPYEDFRADFKNNTTSLLYKAYTDFQKSYYERDYCEPLLSKHVFQTYTPIVVVDLSYQNDNVKSSTVDLRIDFETDTVIPEKTAAYCLILHDQIITYNPFSGDVRKL, encoded by the coding sequence ATGGATGACTCATATTTAGATGTGACTGCTGGCTATGTCGATGATTGTAAAATAACACAAAAGCAATATCATTCGTTTACACCGTATTCAAACACGGTTTTTTCATATAACGAtgaaattagaataaatatccAAAATATGGATTCTTACACTTTGCCGTGTGAGAGTTTCATTTACATTGAAGGAAAGGTAGAAAAACCTACCGATGCTGCTGGAGACGtacgtttttcaaataatgGATTGGCATTTTTATTCTCTGAGATGCGATATGAAATAAATGGAATAgagatacaaaaattaaaatcacccgGAGTGTCGTCTTGCTTGAAAGCGTTCTGCTCCTATACTCCAAATGAAATGAATACATTAGACAACTGTGCTTGGGACTCGGCAATGGACGgtgaagataataaaaattttatgacCGATAATGTGTTTACCGGATGCATTCCTCTAAAACATTTATTCGGCTTTTgtgaagattataaaaaaattttactcaATTGCAATCAAcaactaattttaaatcgttCGTCTACTGATTTGGATGCAATACGTGTTGTGGGTGCCGGAGCCACCGAACAcgttgagaaaaataaaaaaattacgattgTACTGACTAAGGTGGCGTGGAAGATGCCGATTATCAAAGTCActgataaagaaaaattaaaactgttgaaAGTATTGGATTCGCGCAAAACGTTATCATGTGCGTTCAGAACCTGGGATCTGTGTGAATATCCGGTACTCCCTCGAAATACTTCACATTCATGGACGATAAAGTCTAGCAGCTTGCTTGAAAAACctagatttattttgtttggatTACAAAccgatcgaaaaaaaaatatagaaaatgacGCTGGTCGATTTGATCACTGTCAACTAAAAAATCTTAAGGTACACTTAAACTCTGAAGTGTATCCATACGAAGACTTTCGAgccgattttaaaaataatactaccaGTTTATTGTATAAAGCTTATACAGACTTTCAAAAATCATACTACGAACGAGATTATTGTGAAccattattatcaaaacatgtttttcaaacCTATACTCCAATCGTCGTCGTCGATTTGTCGTACCAGAATGATAACGTGAAATCATCGACCGTAGACCTACGAATAGACTTTGAAACCGATACAGTTATTCCAGAAAAGACTGCAGCTTATTGTTTAATACTACATGATcagattataacttataatccgTTTAGTGGCGATGTCAGAAAATTGTAa
- the LOC132931421 gene encoding uncharacterized protein LOC132931421, translated as MAGSIGNMAKVYKKNFTYVPPTPPAELIDCNNFTLDFTGRKFLNVGLDPTDEFNTVVQIITPSRYINMPADFLRRIFSLMGNILSFILDQPQKYKRNLFLETEIISLSSMVYQGENMLVIESKTQAGCRVLLNRADLMKLQYMEESIFETFARKSAIIRPVVLRQFEIIENYIDREFTNVQSPPKTVDEMIIFIKNLQTDQIIKNIDLNFVSQLKMCAARKLAEQWSQRWSGGMSPELIVNHISPLSPMTSSTYSPSMSNHIILAPNKYSSPSPQYTDDTDAQPPPTKPWDITPRQLFSPSFFDGECSQINLTQATYPASSTVDENDGPINVFINENDAPTSLPSSSSLPVFIDNHSTGHVSNEYPLWYNNRIKSTGPAVDENDGPSSLNHSPSILDFTGGKPTKKRNAKRKLFE; from the exons atggcTGGTTCAATTGGAAACATGGCTAAAGTGTACAAGAAGAATTTCACATATGTACCACCAACACCGCCTGCAGAGCTCATCGACTGTAATAATTTCACACTAGACTTCACCGGCCGTAAGTTTTTGAATGTAGGACTTGATCCTACGGACGAATTCAACACCGTAGTACAAATTATCACACCATCGCGGTATATTAATATGCCAGCCGACTTTCTAAGACGTATATTTTCCCTGATGGGGAATATATTGTCGTTTATTTTGGATCAACCGCAAAAATATAAGCGAAATTTATTTCTGGAAACCGAAATTATTTCGCTGTCTAGTATGGTGTATCAAGGGGAAAATATGCTTGTCATCGAATCAAAAACACAAGCTGGATGTCGAGTATTGCTAAATCGTGCAGATTTAATGAAATTACAATACATGGAGGAGAGTATTTTCGAAACGTTCGCACGAAAGTCAGCCATCATACGTCCTGTTGTATTAAGgcaatttgaaattattgaaaattatatagacCGGGAATTTACCAATGTGCAATCGCCACCGAAAACAGTTGacgaaatgataatttttattaaaaaccttcAGACCGATCAAATCATCAAGAATATCGACTTAAATTTTGTTAGTCAGCTGAAAATGTGTGCAGCACGGAAATTAGCTGAACAATGGTCTCAACGATGGAGCGGAGGAATGTCACCAGAG ttaatcgtTAACCACATTTCGCCATTGTCGCCGATGACATCGTCAACGTATTCGCCGTCCATGTCCAATCACATAATTTTGGCTCCGAACAAATATTCATCACCGTCCCCTCAATATACCGATGACACCGATGCGCAGCCGCCGCCGACCAAACCATGGGATATAACGCCGCGACAATTATTCTCACCGTCTTTTTTCGATGGTGAATGTTCGCAGATCAATCTTACGCAGGCAACATATCCAGCAAGCTCCACAGTTGACGAGAACGATGGACCAATTAATgtg tttatcaaTGAGAATGATGCTCCTACCAGTCtaccatcatcatcatcattaccGGTGTTCATAGACAATCATTCTACAGGACACGTTTCGAACGAGTACCCCCTATGGTATAATAACCGTATAAAATCTACGGGCCCTGCTGTTGACGAAAACGACGGTCCGTCGTCTCTCAACCACTCGCCATCTATTCTCGACTTCACAGGTGGCAAGCCCACGAAAAAGCGGAACGCAAAACGCAAACTCTTTGaatga